The nucleotide sequence GCATGATCCTCACGTTCTCCCGCGAGCTCCAGCGTCTTGAAGACCACACCGTCTCCGCCGCCCAGGACATCATGCTGCAAGGCGAACGGCAAAAGCTGGCCGTTGCGTCCAACGGCATGGCCCAGGCCATTGCCGCCATCGTCAAAGATGTGCCGGATAAGGAAAAGCGCTACGACATCATCCGCAACATGGTCGATGCCTTCCGCTTCGAGGACGACAAGTCCGGCTACTTTTTCGTCTACCAAGGCACGGTCAACATCGCCCTGCCGCCAAACAAAGCCAATCAAGGCAAGGATCTGGGCGACGTCAAAGACAAGAACAACGTCTATTTCGTCCGCGAACTCGCCAAAGCCGCCGCCGCCGGTGGCTTCGTGGAATACGTCTTCCCCAAGCCCGGGGCCGGCGACCAGCCCAAACTCGCCTACGCCATCGCCATCCCCGGCACCGACCTCTGGCTCGGCACGGGCGTGTACATCGACAACGTCGACCGCACCAAGGCCGCCATCAAGGCCGACAACGCCGCCCGCATCCGCGACGCCCTGACCGCCATCGCCGTGGCCTGCGGCCTGGGCCTGGCCATCCTCATCGGCCTGTGCCTCGTCATCATGGCCTCCGTCACCGGCCCCATCCGCCAGACCACCCAGGCCGCCATGCAGTGCGCCGCTGGCGACCTGTCCGTGCGCCTGGACGCCGTCGGCAACGACGAAGCCGCCCGGATGCAGGTCGCCCTCAACGCCATGGTGGCCACCCTGCGCGACAACATGGCCGCCATCGAAACCAAGACCAAGGAAGCCGAGGAAAAGGCCCGGGCCGCCGAGGCCGCCACCCGACTGGCCGAGGACGCCACCCGCAAGGCCGAACAAGCCCGGGCCGAAGGCCTGGCCCACGCTGCCGCCCGTTTGGGCGGCGTGGTGTCCGTCGTCGATTCCACCTCGGCCGAGTTGGCCACCCGCATCGCCGAATCCAGCCAGGGAGCTGAAGACCAGTCCCGGCGCATGGCCGAAACAGCCACGGCCATGGAAGAAATGAATGCCACCGTCCTGGAGGTCGCCAGAAACGCCTCGTCCGCTTCGCAGACCGCCGAGACGGCCCGCTCCAAGGCCGTGGACGGCTCGGGCGTGGTGGAAGAAGTGGTGGCCGCCATCGGCGCGGTGGAGCGCCAGGCCCAAAGCCTCAAGGCGGATATGGGGGCGCTGGGCAAGCAGGCCCAGGACATCGGGGCCATCATGAACGTCATCTCCGACATCGCCGACCAGACCAATCTGCTGGCCCTAAACGCCGCCATCGAGGCCGCCCGGGCCGGCGACGCCGGACGCGGCTTCGCCGTGGTGGCCGACGAGGTGCGCAAGCTCGCCGAAAAGACCATGACCGCCACCAAGGAAGTCGGCGACGCCATCCGCGGCATCCAGGACGGGGCCCGGCGCAACGTCGGCAATGTGGACGCCGCCGCCGGAGCCGTGGAAAAGGCCACCTCCCTGGCCGCCGCCGCCGGCGAGGCCCTGGCCAGCATTGTCACCCTGGTGGAAAACGCTTCCGATCAGGTGCGCTCCATCGCCACGGCGGCCGAACAGCAGTCCGCCACCAGCGAGGAAATCAATCGATCGGTGGAAGCCGTCAGCGCCACGGCCGAGGCCAGCTCCCGCACCCTGGCCGACGCCTCCCGAGCCGTGGCCGAACTGGCCGGCCAAACCCAGGAACTGGCCGCGCTCATGGAAGAACTCGAACGCGAAGGCCGCGCCGCCCCCCGGGCGCTGACGTAACCGGCAGGGCGCTGCCCTGCACCCGGCAGGGCGCTGCCCTGCACCCGCCGGGCGCTGCCCGGACCCGCACGGGCGCTGCCCGTGACCCGCCGGGGGGCTAAGCCCCCCGGACCCCCTGGCCGTCTGTGGCGGGCGGAGGAACCACAAGCGAGTGGGATAGGCACGGGAAGCGGAGGGGCGCGCCGCGCGGGCCTTGATCGTCTCGCCGTCAGCCGGCGTCGGCCTCGGGGCGTTGCTCGGCCCAGAACAGCAGCGCGTCCAAGGCCGGACACAAAGCCTGGCCCCACTCGGTCAAGCGATACTCCACCTTGGGCGGCGTCTGGGGATACACTTTTCGCGACACCAGGCCGTCCGCCTCCAACTGCCGCAACTGCTGGGCCAACATCTTCTGGGATATCCCCGGAATAAGCCGCTCCAAGTCGCTATAGCGCTGCACCTGCCCGCCAAACAGGTGAAACAGGATCAGCAGTTTCCAGCGGCCTTCCAGCAAATGCAGGGTCTTTTCGACATCCTCGGCCGCCGTCACGACCGTATACACTTTCCTCATGGTGAGTCGCTCACTTTTCCGTGCGTTCTTGAAGAAGCGCCCCGGCGGGCTTACTGGTCTCCATCATCCCAGAACACAAAACGAGGCCCGCCATGCCAAGCCCTCTCCCCCAACCCGTGGCCG is from Solidesulfovibrio magneticus RS-1 and encodes:
- a CDS encoding methyl-accepting chemotaxis protein, with protein sequence MAVQPSGSGGAFGVLRRFSLSWRFVLLLALFALFTAGMILTFSRELQRLEDHTVSAAQDIMLQGERQKLAVASNGMAQAIAAIVKDVPDKEKRYDIIRNMVDAFRFEDDKSGYFFVYQGTVNIALPPNKANQGKDLGDVKDKNNVYFVRELAKAAAAGGFVEYVFPKPGAGDQPKLAYAIAIPGTDLWLGTGVYIDNVDRTKAAIKADNAARIRDALTAIAVACGLGLAILIGLCLVIMASVTGPIRQTTQAAMQCAAGDLSVRLDAVGNDEAARMQVALNAMVATLRDNMAAIETKTKEAEEKARAAEAATRLAEDATRKAEQARAEGLAHAAARLGGVVSVVDSTSAELATRIAESSQGAEDQSRRMAETATAMEEMNATVLEVARNASSASQTAETARSKAVDGSGVVEEVVAAIGAVERQAQSLKADMGALGKQAQDIGAIMNVISDIADQTNLLALNAAIEAARAGDAGRGFAVVADEVRKLAEKTMTATKEVGDAIRGIQDGARRNVGNVDAAAGAVEKATSLAAAAGEALASIVTLVENASDQVRSIATAAEQQSATSEEINRSVEAVSATAEASSRTLADASRAVAELAGQTQELAALMEELEREGRAAPRALT
- a CDS encoding winged helix-turn-helix transcriptional regulator; translated protein: MRKVYTVVTAAEDVEKTLHLLEGRWKLLILFHLFGGQVQRYSDLERLIPGISQKMLAQQLRQLEADGLVSRKVYPQTPPKVEYRLTEWGQALCPALDALLFWAEQRPEADAG